The following coding sequences lie in one Ignavibacteria bacterium genomic window:
- a CDS encoding FtsX-like permease family protein codes for MKIPFSYTFRSLWTRRLTTAMTISGVALVVFVFAAVLMLAYGVEKTMVETGSEDNVICLRKASQGELASQVDRDAINNIKTYPEIKLSKSGNPLASSELFTIINLTKIETNDMGNVAIRGVEPAAFKLRPHVKITEGKMFELGINEVIVGTNIHKRFSGCNIGNELAFGGEQWKIVGVFEANGTGFESEVWGDVNRFMTAFDRANVFSTLTFALNNIDDFSTVKKRVEEDPRFNYVELKRERVYYREQSEMMAGFIRILGTTITIIFSFGAMIGAMITMYSAVANRTIEVGTLRALGFRRKNILSAFLFESLTIALLGAGIGIALASFLQFFSLSTINWGTFSEFAFGFELSIDIIISSIIFAVVMGIVGGFFPAFRAARLNIVNALRAS; via the coding sequence ATGAAAATTCCTTTCAGTTATACATTCCGAAGTTTATGGACGCGACGATTAACAACGGCGATGACCATTTCCGGCGTTGCATTAGTGGTGTTTGTATTTGCGGCAGTTCTTATGCTTGCGTACGGAGTAGAAAAAACAATGGTAGAAACAGGTTCCGAAGATAACGTCATTTGTCTTCGCAAAGCATCGCAGGGTGAACTTGCAAGCCAAGTTGACCGCGACGCGATTAACAATATCAAAACATATCCCGAAATTAAATTGTCGAAAAGCGGAAATCCGCTTGCGTCAAGTGAATTGTTCACGATTATCAATCTCACGAAAATTGAAACGAATGATATGGGAAATGTTGCTATACGCGGCGTTGAACCTGCGGCGTTCAAACTGCGTCCTCACGTCAAAATAACTGAAGGAAAAATGTTCGAACTTGGAATCAATGAAGTAATTGTTGGGACAAATATTCACAAACGATTCTCAGGTTGCAATATCGGAAACGAACTTGCCTTTGGGGGGGAACAATGGAAAATTGTCGGAGTATTTGAAGCGAACGGAACAGGATTTGAATCGGAAGTATGGGGTGACGTTAATCGTTTTATGACAGCATTTGATAGGGCAAATGTTTTTTCTACGCTGACATTTGCTTTGAATAATATTGATGATTTTTCCACTGTAAAAAAACGAGTGGAAGAAGATCCACGTTTTAATTACGTCGAACTGAAACGTGAGCGAGTGTACTACCGCGAGCAATCCGAAATGATGGCGGGATTTATTCGCATCCTCGGAACGACAATTACGATTATCTTTAGTTTTGGCGCAATGATTGGTGCAATGATTACAATGTATTCTGCGGTTGCAAACAGAACGATCGAAGTTGGAACATTGCGTGCACTCGGGTTTCGGCGAAAAAATATTCTTTCTGCATTTCTTTTCGAATCGCTAACGATAGCATTACTCGGAGCGGGAATTGGAATTGCGCTTGCGTCGTTTCTGCAATTCTTTTCTCTTTCGACCATCAACTGGGGAACGTTTTCAGAATTTGCGTTCGGATTTGAACTTTCAATAGATATCATTATCAGCAGTAT